The following proteins are co-located in the Shouchella hunanensis genome:
- a CDS encoding GNAT family N-acetyltransferase → MEIMLRLLENEQFDELYQLFLESFPVDEFRPYEAQLALLNQENYRVYIFEQKQTIAAFFAIWETDEFVFLEHFAVRESYRNGGLGGTLLQELLGMVQKRVFIEVEPPDDELKQRRVAFYERNGFHFSSYGYIQPALAEGRQPIPLNVMTYPGKMGEDQFYLFKNWIFTEVYE, encoded by the coding sequence ATGGAAATCATGTTAAGATTACTTGAAAATGAGCAATTTGATGAACTGTATCAGCTGTTTCTAGAAAGCTTCCCTGTGGATGAGTTTAGACCGTATGAAGCTCAGCTAGCGCTATTAAATCAGGAAAACTATCGCGTATATATCTTTGAGCAGAAGCAAACCATTGCTGCTTTTTTTGCGATTTGGGAAACAGACGAATTTGTTTTTTTGGAGCATTTTGCAGTGAGAGAGAGTTATCGGAATGGTGGCTTAGGCGGAACGTTGCTACAGGAATTGCTTGGAATGGTTCAGAAGCGAGTCTTCATTGAAGTAGAGCCCCCAGACGATGAATTGAAGCAGAGGCGGGTGGCTTTTTATGAGCGGAATGGGTTTCACTTCAGTTCCTATGGATACATTCAACCAGCTTTAGCGGAGGGACGTCAGCCAATACCGTTAAATGTTATGACTTATCCAGGGAAGATGGGTGAGGATCAATTTTATTTATTTAAAAATTGGATTTTTACAGAGGTATACGAATAG
- a CDS encoding dicarboxylate/amino acid:cation symporter: MKLILRLLMGIAGGIIIGLVANERVARFMVTISDIIGSFIFFMVPLIIIFFIAAGIANLGKGGGKLLGSTIGIAYLSTILAGAFAVSVAMYVFPLIGLSGSEAAAPEGLRGFIEFEIEPIAGVLTALVLAFVLGVGIAATEATSFKRVIDEGQSMIEMIIRKAIIPLLPFYIAGVLAEMAYEGAVFETLGVFGVVLALAVSMHLIWLVIQYTVAGIVNKENPFRLMKNMVPAYVTALGTMSSAATIPVTVNAVKKNRIKDSIADFVVPLCANIHLSGSTITILTAATAVMYMMPGLEFPGFVGMIPVILMLGIIMIAAPGVPGGAVMAAVGILSSMLGFNEAAIALMIALYLAQDSFGTATNVTGDGAIALIMNGKDQNDSDRDVA; the protein is encoded by the coding sequence ATGAAGTTAATTTTACGTTTGTTAATGGGGATTGCTGGAGGAATTATCATTGGACTTGTTGCAAATGAACGGGTTGCTCGATTCATGGTGACGATCAGTGATATTATTGGCAGCTTTATTTTCTTTATGGTCCCGCTTATTATTATCTTTTTTATTGCTGCTGGAATTGCGAATCTTGGAAAAGGAGGAGGAAAGTTACTTGGTTCAACAATTGGCATTGCCTATTTGTCAACCATTTTAGCTGGAGCCTTTGCTGTATCTGTAGCTATGTATGTATTTCCGCTCATTGGGCTTTCAGGGTCAGAAGCGGCAGCACCGGAAGGATTGCGTGGGTTTATTGAATTTGAAATTGAGCCGATAGCTGGAGTGTTAACGGCTTTAGTTCTTGCATTTGTTTTAGGCGTTGGTATCGCAGCTACTGAAGCTACTTCGTTTAAACGCGTCATTGATGAAGGTCAAAGCATGATTGAAATGATTATTCGAAAAGCCATTATTCCGTTACTTCCATTTTATATTGCGGGTGTTTTAGCCGAGATGGCTTACGAAGGAGCAGTATTTGAAACGCTTGGAGTATTTGGAGTAGTGCTCGCTCTTGCTGTGAGTATGCATCTGATTTGGCTGGTTATTCAATACACAGTTGCTGGAATTGTGAATAAAGAAAATCCATTTCGATTAATGAAAAACATGGTTCCTGCTTATGTGACAGCGCTTGGAACAATGAGTAGTGCAGCGACCATTCCTGTGACCGTTAACGCAGTGAAGAAAAATCGAATCAAAGACTCAATTGCTGACTTTGTAGTGCCGTTATGCGCCAATATTCATCTGTCAGGAAGTACAATCACCATTCTTACAGCTGCCACAGCTGTGATGTATATGATGCCAGGTCTTGAGTTTCCTGGATTTGTTGGAATGATTCCGGTTATTCTGATGCTAGGTATTATTATGATTGCCGCCCCAGGTGTACCAGGTGGAGCGGTAATGGCAGCCGTTGGTATCCTTTCTTCAATGTTAGGGTTTAACGAAGCAGCTATTGCCTTAATGATTGCGCTGTATCTTGCGCAGGATAGTTTTGGTACAGCAACAAATGTGACAGGTGACGGAGCCATTGCGCTCATTATGAACGGAAAAGACCAGAACGATTCTGATAGGGATGTAGCATAG
- a CDS encoding YybH family protein, producing MHYEQALERYIEATNTHRFSEVEKVLHSEAVFWFTNQNCVTRKDIKTFFETAWTHIKEEVYEATEVKWMITTEQAAMCTYTYTYKGYQDGVFVSGKGRATNAFVLENGEWKLIHEHLSAMPQIEGSKQ from the coding sequence ATGCATTATGAGCAAGCATTAGAACGTTACATAGAGGCAACAAACACACATCGTTTTAGTGAGGTAGAGAAAGTGTTACATTCAGAAGCTGTTTTTTGGTTTACGAATCAAAATTGTGTCACTCGAAAAGACATCAAAACCTTCTTTGAAACAGCTTGGACACATATTAAAGAAGAAGTGTATGAGGCAACAGAGGTGAAGTGGATGATCACAACAGAACAAGCTGCGATGTGCACATATACGTACACTTATAAAGGGTATCAAGACGGAGTATTTGTATCAGGAAAAGGACGAGCAACAAATGCATTTGTTTTGGAAAATGGGGAGTGGAAGCTGATCCATGAGCACTTGAGTGCAATGCCGCAAATAGAAGGGAGTAAACAGTGA
- a CDS encoding VOC family protein, translated as MKTGLLHHVELYVTDLPKSLAFWGWFLEELGYEAFQEWEQGKSWKLEETYIVFVQVEEKYRNKPYHRKQVGLNHLAFHAASKAHVDEMTNRLRAMQVPILYENSYPFSGGRDHYAVYFEDPDRIKVELVAPKTV; from the coding sequence GTGAAGACAGGGTTACTCCATCACGTAGAATTATATGTTACAGATTTGCCTAAAAGTTTGGCTTTTTGGGGCTGGTTTTTAGAAGAATTAGGGTATGAAGCTTTTCAAGAGTGGGAACAAGGAAAGAGCTGGAAGCTAGAAGAAACATACATCGTTTTTGTTCAGGTTGAAGAGAAGTACCGTAATAAGCCTTATCATCGAAAACAGGTGGGGTTAAATCATCTTGCATTTCATGCAGCATCAAAAGCGCATGTCGATGAGATGACCAACCGTTTAAGAGCCATGCAAGTGCCTATACTCTATGAAAACAGCTACCCATTTTCAGGGGGGCGTGACCATTATGCTGTGTACTTTGAAGATCCAGATCGGATAAAAGTAGAACTAGTGGCACCGAAAACAGTGTAA
- a CDS encoding glycosyltransferase family 2 protein — MGFLTKFKNKKYYNKVDYTVLNEKSLSTKTDVTVIVPVYNAIDFLEKTVDSVITQSIGFHNITLILVDDQSSDGSRQLIENYSRLYKNIVSVLLHENTGTPAFPRNLGAHLSNSTYLFYLDADDWLHREGLQTLYYLLEETGGTYAVGKTIQVDAKGETVIGRYESSKERREVSPFDIKHFFYHLGPRARMMRSNLIIDNDIRYPEMKFAEDKQFFIDVILAAGTVTTTTKPIYYLNRIDNNESLTKQTNFMEKMNSNIQVIKHVLEKNLPSEQEKPIINRLVEFDSITRMFDRNHFLKSKDKQSYYKKFHEVIQLFTKAKRSYSLEDTLIKPINRLYFQLALTKEYDSLEQLAHWSKKEDNGAIELINGKPFKVLHLKNGQQLQIPIALRSELIAIDKENDDVLLTFQLTGNDIPTIEGIRIIGRSSVLNAKTIHPILEQQESGKLDIRLNASELASMPVDGYIFKLAHSDYESAMVPTKLEVKTRLPIDSSKNAHFYTTINGNLSLKIKKA, encoded by the coding sequence ATGGGGTTTTTAACGAAATTCAAAAACAAAAAATACTACAATAAAGTTGATTATACTGTATTAAACGAAAAATCTTTGTCCACAAAAACAGATGTGACTGTTATTGTCCCTGTTTATAACGCCATAGATTTTTTAGAGAAAACCGTTGATTCGGTTATTACACAAAGCATTGGTTTCCACAACATCACTTTAATTCTCGTTGATGATCAATCTTCTGATGGAAGCCGACAATTAATAGAAAACTATTCCCGTCTGTACAAAAATATCGTTAGTGTCCTTTTGCATGAAAACACTGGTACACCTGCCTTCCCAAGAAATTTAGGTGCACATCTGTCGAATTCAACCTATCTTTTCTATTTAGATGCTGACGATTGGTTGCATCGAGAGGGATTGCAAACACTTTATTACCTCTTGGAAGAAACAGGTGGCACGTACGCTGTTGGCAAAACCATCCAAGTCGACGCAAAAGGTGAAACAGTTATTGGTCGTTATGAGTCAAGTAAAGAAAGACGAGAAGTTTCTCCATTTGATATTAAACATTTCTTTTATCATCTTGGACCTCGAGCGAGAATGATGCGATCTAACCTTATTATTGATAATGATATTCGATACCCGGAAATGAAGTTTGCTGAAGATAAGCAGTTTTTTATAGATGTTATTTTGGCAGCTGGAACCGTTACGACAACGACAAAGCCTATTTACTATCTAAACCGAATTGACAATAACGAATCACTGACGAAACAAACTAATTTTATGGAGAAAATGAATTCTAATATCCAAGTCATTAAACATGTTCTTGAAAAAAATCTTCCATCAGAGCAAGAAAAACCAATTATCAATCGTTTAGTTGAGTTTGATTCTATTACTAGAATGTTTGATCGAAACCATTTCTTAAAGTCTAAAGATAAACAATCTTACTATAAAAAGTTTCATGAAGTTATTCAGCTTTTTACGAAGGCAAAACGGAGCTATTCATTAGAAGACACGTTAATTAAACCAATTAATCGACTCTACTTTCAGTTAGCTCTTACAAAGGAATATGATTCATTAGAGCAGTTAGCACATTGGTCAAAAAAAGAAGATAACGGTGCTATTGAGTTAATAAACGGTAAACCATTTAAAGTGCTTCACCTTAAAAACGGTCAACAACTACAAATTCCTATAGCCTTACGATCTGAATTAATTGCTATCGACAAAGAAAACGATGATGTCTTACTAACATTCCAACTAACAGGCAATGACATCCCAACTATTGAGGGCATTCGAATTATTGGTCGTTCCAGTGTTTTAAATGCAAAAACCATCCACCCTATTCTTGAGCAGCAAGAGAGTGGTAAACTGGATATACGTTTGAATGCTTCAGAGCTAGCGAGTATGCCTGTGGATGGGTACATTTTTAAACTAGCTCATTCGGATTACGAAAGCGCAATGGTACCAACTAAACTAGAAGTAAAAACAAGGCTTCCGATAGATAGCAGTAAAAATGCTCATTTCTACACAACGATCAACGGAAACCTGAGCCTTAAAATAAAAAAAGCGTAA
- a CDS encoding protein kinase family protein, producing MMPNPITLYHSYAKTVVFQEDKSTYHVKAHHPDLTICGVGRSATAFKLKGEPLVLKVFYPPYENIAEQEQHNYRKVKDSSYYPTLYESGSNYLVIDHIDGHTFFQCLEEGIPILPDYVQQVDHALSYAKKKGLNPSDIHLHNLLVTKDDRVHIIDIARFSQTKTCYQWNDLKAGYYKHYHKAYFPSKVPTWMMNLVASIYRRVQ from the coding sequence ATGATGCCGAATCCCATTACCTTATACCATTCGTATGCCAAAACGGTTGTCTTCCAAGAAGATAAGTCGACCTATCATGTAAAGGCTCATCATCCAGATTTAACGATTTGCGGCGTAGGAAGAAGCGCTACAGCATTCAAACTAAAAGGAGAACCTCTTGTACTAAAAGTATTTTACCCGCCATATGAAAACATTGCAGAACAAGAACAACATAATTATAGGAAGGTAAAAGATAGCTCTTATTATCCAACGCTCTATGAGAGCGGTTCAAATTATCTTGTCATCGATCATATTGATGGACACACTTTTTTTCAATGTCTAGAAGAAGGCATTCCCATTCTGCCTGATTATGTCCAACAAGTCGACCACGCTCTTTCCTATGCTAAAAAGAAAGGGCTAAACCCGTCTGATATCCATCTCCACAATTTACTTGTGACAAAAGACGACCGTGTTCATATTATTGATATTGCTCGCTTCTCCCAAACAAAAACTTGTTACCAGTGGAATGATTTAAAGGCAGGCTATTACAAACACTATCATAAGGCGTACTTTCCCAGTAAAGTGCCTACATGGATGATGAATCTAGTAGCATCTATTTATCGAAGGGTGCAGTAA
- a CDS encoding LysR family transcriptional regulator, with product MEMSQLQNFIVVAEEENITKAADLLLLSQSALSRSIHNLEKELGVPLFDRKNRKIILNRYGRAFLLNAKQMVQHWDHSKLQLKELIDPTMGSISIAYVHSLGLSYIPAMVKIFKQISPSYSLSLQEGKASTIIKDLLTNTVDFGFGTQYKTFPELEYTTLFTDRIVLIAAADHPFVKRQPISIDELEAEPFISYTPGTELKKLLDSTFSSQNRTLHTVYEGLEINSIVGLVKENEGVAFIADSVVSSINGIEKVDVDGLTIERPIYLIHKKQGYLSKAALAFKQFMLEYHGRNG from the coding sequence ATGGAAATGTCGCAATTACAAAATTTCATTGTCGTTGCCGAAGAGGAGAACATCACGAAGGCAGCCGATTTATTACTACTATCTCAATCGGCTTTAAGCCGCTCCATCCACAACCTCGAAAAAGAATTAGGGGTGCCATTGTTTGACCGAAAAAACCGTAAAATCATCTTAAATCGCTATGGTCGAGCGTTTCTTTTAAACGCCAAGCAAATGGTTCAACATTGGGATCATTCTAAGTTACAGTTAAAAGAGCTCATTGATCCGACAATGGGTAGTATTTCCATCGCTTACGTCCATAGTCTCGGTCTCTCTTATATACCTGCTATGGTTAAAATCTTTAAACAGATTAGCCCTAGTTATTCCCTCTCACTACAAGAGGGAAAAGCATCCACCATCATTAAAGATCTCTTAACCAATACAGTTGATTTTGGTTTCGGAACACAATATAAGACATTTCCAGAGCTTGAATACACTACTTTGTTTACAGATCGCATCGTGCTTATTGCTGCTGCAGATCATCCCTTCGTTAAGCGACAGCCCATTTCCATTGATGAGCTGGAAGCCGAACCATTCATTTCCTACACTCCTGGAACTGAACTAAAAAAATTACTTGATTCTACTTTTTCTTCACAAAATCGAACGCTTCATACCGTTTACGAAGGCTTGGAAATCAATAGTATTGTTGGTCTTGTAAAAGAAAACGAGGGGGTTGCATTCATTGCAGATTCCGTTGTGTCTTCCATTAACGGTATTGAAAAAGTAGACGTTGACGGTCTTACCATTGAACGTCCCATTTATTTAATTCATAAAAAACAGGGCTATTTATCGAAAGCAGCGCTAGCGTTCAAACAATTTATGCTTGAGTACCATGGGCGAAACGGATAA
- a CDS encoding DMT family transporter has protein sequence MSSRYIYGATIIGAACWGLIGLFIAPLYEVGFTPWDVVTIRVVCTFVLLIGIMFVFYREQLKAQWKDHFFFASAGIISIVFFNYFYFEVFSESSLSVAVTLLYTGPVFVTLLSRLFFKERLTFRKIMALGMAVLGCAFVVGFFPVGQQEVSLYIVGFGLLSGFFYALYSILTKPVTKKYSVMTITTYVFFYASVFMVLSSNTTQKWHLFLSAEVLISAFLLASISTVAGYIFYTIGLKHLEASRASILATVEPLVAVVTGMILLGEVLTLWQIVGILFVLYAAVLVVERKSKTVYVNNE, from the coding sequence ATGAGTTCACGTTACATATATGGTGCAACAATCATAGGTGCTGCGTGTTGGGGCTTGATCGGTCTTTTCATTGCGCCTTTATACGAAGTGGGATTTACACCTTGGGATGTTGTAACAATACGAGTTGTGTGTACATTTGTTCTTTTAATCGGAATCATGTTTGTCTTCTACCGAGAGCAGCTTAAGGCACAGTGGAAAGATCACTTTTTCTTTGCATCTGCAGGTATCATTAGTATTGTGTTTTTTAATTATTTCTATTTTGAAGTGTTTTCTGAATCGAGTTTATCGGTTGCCGTTACGTTGCTTTACACAGGGCCGGTATTTGTTACGCTTCTATCGCGTCTCTTTTTTAAAGAACGATTGACGTTTCGCAAAATAATGGCTCTTGGGATGGCTGTACTAGGTTGTGCATTTGTTGTTGGCTTTTTTCCAGTTGGTCAACAAGAGGTATCCCTATATATAGTGGGATTTGGCTTATTATCCGGCTTTTTTTATGCATTGTATAGTATACTCACAAAGCCTGTTACAAAAAAATATTCAGTGATGACGATCACGACATACGTGTTTTTTTACGCAAGCGTATTTATGGTGTTGAGTAGCAACACGACTCAAAAATGGCATTTGTTTTTAAGCGCTGAAGTGCTCATTAGTGCCTTTCTACTTGCCTCGATTTCAACAGTAGCAGGTTATATTTTCTATACCATCGGCTTAAAGCATTTAGAAGCAAGTAGAGCATCCATTCTAGCTACGGTAGAACCTCTTGTAGCCGTGGTGACAGGCATGATCCTTCTAGGAGAAGTGTTAACGCTTTGGCAAATTGTCGGCATACTCTTTGTGCTATATGCGGCCGTTTTAGTCGTAGAACGAAAGAGTAAGACCGTATATGTGAACAATGAATAG
- a CDS encoding spore germination protein produces the protein MKTLTEIESFFRQQLHHSSDVVLRPLTIQGQQAFLVYLDTLVDEMWLEQALYQSFFRKEESSLPTVESQAIVSTERLHSAEECLPLCWTGHAILVFGSSSIQYLALKTPSTQNRSIEEPINDRALRGAHDGFIEDLTTNLSLIRKTARIENLVIQTQVVGQSLKKEVAMVYIEGRADSTIVKDIKKKLRDIKQDIISSPGTLNELLQGSKKTFFPQILYTERPDSTVGNLAEGRIALLIEGNPTALILPVSFFSFMQSVDDYNVHFVLGSFFRLIRTIALLISILLPSLYISLVAFHFEIIPQPLIISVKSSLQNIPYPPLVEALIMEFTIELIREAGLRLPAPIGQTIGIVGGLVIGEAVVNAGLVSNIMIIVVAVTAISSFVIPSPEMGSVVRLSRFPLMLSAATFGLIGVVLTFFVILMHLIKLDSFGIPYLTPIAPFNRKGLKDAMVRFPTWLIQRHTEMSSSHPLKGNQKK, from the coding sequence ATGAAAACGTTAACTGAAATAGAATCTTTTTTTCGGCAACAGCTTCATCATTCAAGCGATGTCGTCCTGCGACCATTGACGATACAAGGCCAGCAAGCTTTCCTTGTATATTTAGATACACTAGTAGATGAAATGTGGCTAGAGCAGGCGTTATATCAGTCATTTTTTCGGAAAGAAGAGTCTTCTCTTCCGACTGTAGAAAGTCAAGCAATCGTATCAACAGAAAGGCTGCATTCAGCTGAAGAGTGCTTGCCTCTTTGCTGGACTGGTCATGCCATTCTTGTGTTCGGCTCTTCATCCATACAATACCTTGCACTAAAGACACCGAGCACACAAAACAGGTCCATTGAAGAGCCAATTAATGACCGAGCTTTACGAGGAGCCCATGATGGATTTATTGAAGACTTAACGACCAATTTAAGTTTAATTCGTAAGACTGCTCGAATTGAAAATTTGGTGATTCAAACGCAAGTGGTTGGTCAATCGTTAAAAAAAGAAGTCGCAATGGTTTACATCGAAGGGAGAGCGGATTCGACTATTGTAAAAGACATTAAGAAGAAGCTAAGAGATATAAAACAAGATATTATTAGCTCACCTGGAACGCTGAATGAACTCTTACAAGGATCAAAGAAAACGTTTTTCCCGCAGATACTTTATACGGAGCGTCCAGATTCAACGGTTGGAAATTTAGCAGAGGGAAGAATCGCCTTATTAATAGAAGGAAACCCAACAGCATTAATTTTGCCAGTATCATTTTTTAGCTTTATGCAATCTGTTGATGATTACAATGTTCATTTCGTGCTGGGTAGTTTCTTTAGACTAATACGAACTATTGCGTTGCTTATCTCTATTCTATTGCCATCTCTTTATATTTCGCTTGTGGCGTTTCATTTTGAGATCATCCCACAGCCGTTAATCATATCGGTGAAAAGTTCTTTACAGAACATTCCTTATCCTCCTCTCGTTGAAGCGTTAATTATGGAATTTACAATTGAATTAATTCGTGAAGCAGGGCTAAGGCTTCCTGCACCAATTGGTCAGACAATTGGGATTGTCGGAGGATTAGTCATTGGCGAAGCCGTCGTAAATGCAGGATTAGTATCCAATATTATGATTATCGTTGTAGCCGTTACGGCAATCTCTTCCTTTGTTATTCCTAGTCCTGAAATGGGTTCAGTCGTGAGATTATCTCGCTTTCCGCTCATGCTTTCGGCAGCGACATTTGGATTAATTGGTGTTGTCTTAACGTTTTTTGTTATTTTGATGCACTTAATTAAACTTGATTCTTTTGGCATTCCCTATCTAACGCCGATTGCGCCATTTAATCGCAAAGGGCTTAAGGATGCAATGGTGCGCTTTCCGACCTGGCTTATCCAACGTCACACGGAAATGTCTTCAAGTCATCCATTAAAAGGGAATCAAAAAAAATAA